In Actinomycetota bacterium, the DNA window TTCTTTCCCGACGATTCGGAGCAGGTGTACGCCGTGGAGAAGGACGACCTGTACCTGGTAGGCACGGCCGAGGTTCCTCTCGCCGCGTACCACGCCGGTGAGATTCTCGATGAGGAGATGCTCCCGGTTCGATACGCCGGTTTCTCGACGTGCTTTCGGCGCGAGGCGGGCACATACGGGAAAGACACGAGAGGGATCTTCCGAGTCCATCAGTTCGACAAACTGGAGATGTTCTCCTTCTGTCATCCGGATACTTCCTGGGAGGAGCACGAACGGCTGCTCGCATTCGAGGAACGGATCGTGCAGGGCCTCGAACTGCCGTACCGGGTGGTCAACATTCCCGTCGGAGATCTTGGTGCATCTGCCGCCAAGAAATACGATATCGAGGCGTGGTTCCCGTCGATGGGTCGGTATCGGGAGATCACATCGTGTTCCAATACGACAGACTTTCAGTCACGACGGCTGAAGATCCGTTTCCGATCTGACGCGGGAAATCGACTGGTACACACCCTGAACGGCACGGTCGTCGCGGTGGGACGAACGATCCTGGCGATTCTCGAGAACCATCAGCAGGCAGATGGAACGGTCAAGGTGCCCGCCGCTATCCGTCCCTATGTCGGGTTCGATGTGATCGGCCCGTGACCGAAGAGATCTTCTCTCGGATCGCCGGACGGTACGACCTTCTCAACCGTGTGCTGTCGTTCGGTCGTGAGCAGGCATGGCGGCGCTCAGGTGCCCGCTCTTTGCCGGAGGGCCGTGTCCTCGACCTCGGCGCGGGCACGGGTGCAGCCATGCCCGTATTCGGAGACCGTCAGGTCGTGGCGGTCGACCCGGTACCGCAGATGCTGGCGCTGAACCCGGCTTCGGCCAAAGTGGTGGCGGTGGGGGAGGCGCTGCCCTTCCGTGATGGGACCTTCGATGGAGTGCTCTCCGCGTATGTGTTCCGTAACCTGACATCGGTTCCCGATACCTTGAGGGAAGTGGCTCGCGTGTTGCGCCCTGGTGGAGCGCTCGTGGTGATC includes these proteins:
- the serS gene encoding serine--tRNA ligase, with product MIDPAILREDPDRLRRSLARRGVELSVDELIELDRRKRSLRAEAEQIRAKQKEMGKEISRLQGEAKQMAIGKAKALADEYQRLLALADEADERFNELWVRVPNLAHDSVPDGFTDKDAVEVRRWGEPRNFDFETLDHQALGEALGLIDVERGVRTSGARFGYLKGRAVLLEMGLVRWAMDMAVAEGLTPMLPPVLVRREALFGTGFFPDDSEQVYAVEKDDLYLVGTAEVPLAAYHAGEILDEEMLPVRYAGFSTCFRREAGTYGKDTRGIFRVHQFDKLEMFSFCHPDTSWEEHERLLAFEERIVQGLELPYRVVNIPVGDLGASAAKKYDIEAWFPSMGRYREITSCSNTTDFQSRRLKIRFRSDAGNRLVHTLNGTVVAVGRTILAILENHQQADGTVKVPAAIRPYVGFDVIGP
- a CDS encoding class I SAM-dependent methyltransferase — protein: MTEEIFSRIAGRYDLLNRVLSFGREQAWRRSGARSLPEGRVLDLGAGTGAAMPVFGDRQVVAVDPVPQMLALNPASAKVVAVGEALPFRDGTFDGVLSAYVFRNLTSVPDTLREVARVLRPGGALVVIGLGRPRGRRWATVHRMGTSLVLPTIGALAGARDEYTYLHRSLDKLPPPEELFTEGPLTLERVWRMGPLGFVYGAVLRK